The genomic stretch GCTTTGGTGGATTTTATGGCGATCGCCACTAGACGTACCCAAAGAAGATTGAGAAGGAGAGATCAATTTTTATGGTGGTTGTTAAGTATATCTGTACCAATCATTAGTTTATTCGATGTGGGTTATAACTCGTTACCCGCCGTAGGCTTTTTGATGAGTAGTTTTTATGGCCCAGTGGTTGCCGTTACCCATGTTAGTTTAACCGCAGGATTAACCCTATTTCAGACGGGAACTTTAGGATGGCAATATTTGGTTTCCTCCTATGCGGCCTCTGTTTTGGCGGCCATCATTGCTTCTCGTTTACGCTCACGGGAGGAGTTAGCCTTTTTGGGAGGGGGCGTAGGTATTACTCAGGGTGCAGTATATTTCGTCCTTATTTTAGCTTCTAGTGGTGCGGTGGGTGGTTTTTGGTATGCCATCATACCTGCGGCCATTTGGCATGGTGCCGTGGGCTTAACCTATGGAGTAATCGCCCTGGGTATTTCCCCTTATTTAGAAAGATTCTTTGATTTAATTACCCCCATCCGTCTGGCGGAATTATCTAACACCAATCGTCCTCTTTTAAAACGTTTAGCCACCGAAGCCCCTGGCACTTTTCAACATACGATGTTTGTATCATCCTTAGCCGAAGCGGCAGCGCGGAAGTTAAATTGTAATGTGGAATTAGTCAGGGCTGGTACTTTATACCATGATATTGGTAAGATGCACGATCCCTTAGGATTTATTGAAAATCAGATGGGGGGCAAAAATAAACATGATCAAATTAATGATCCTTGGCAAAGTGCTGATATTATTAAAAAGCACGTTAGTGAGGGGATTTTGATGGCTAGAAAACATGGTTTACCCCAAGCTATTCGTAATTTTATCCCTGAACATCAAGGGACTTTATTAATTTCTTATTTTTATTACCAAGCAAAAACCCAAGCCGAAGAAAACCCAGATATTGACATTGATGAAACTAATTTTCGTTATGATGGGCCGATTCCTCAATCAAGGGAAACTGGTATAGTTATGTTAGCTGATGGTTGTGAGGCAGCGTTGCGATCGTTAAAGGATGCAACCCCAGAACAAGCTATGGCTATGGTTAACAAGATTTTTAAGGCTCGTTGGCGAGATCATCAATTGGATGATTGTGGTTTACGTTATGATGAATTACCCATCATTGCGGAGGTGTTTATTAATGTCTGGCAACAGTTTAACCATCAACGCATTGTTTATCCCAAAGGTGCTTTGGAAATGAAAACTTCTAAATAATTGATAATTGAGAATGGATAATTGATAATTATTTCATTGCAAGAATGCCTGTTCCCTGCGTTGATTAGTATATTATTAAAACAGGATTTATACCAAATCCCTGAGAGATTGTACATCTATTTATTAACTTAAAATTGGGCTTCTCATAATCCTTAAAACTTAATGTTTATAATCATTAGTAAAAAACTATTCCCCGTTCCCTGTTCCCTGTTCCCTGCCCTGATTAGTATATTATTAAAACAGGATTTATACCAAATCCCTGAGAGATTGTACATCTATTTATTAACTTAAAATTGGGCTTCTCATAATCCTTAAAACTTAATGTTTATAATCATTAGTAAAAAACTATTCCCCGTTCCCTGTTCCCTGTTCCCTGCCCTGATTAGTATATTATTAAAACAGGATTTATACCAAATCCCTGAGAGATTGTATATCTATTTATTAACTTAAAATTGGGCTTCTCATAATCCTTAAAACTTAATGTTTATAATCATTAGTAAAAAACTATTCCCCGTTCCCTGTTCCCTGTTCCCTGCCCTGATTGGTATATTATTGAAACAGGATTTAGTATTAAGATGATTATTGGTTTGACAGGGGGCATTGCCACGGGGAAAAGTACGGTATCGGATTATTTACAAAATAAGTATCAAATCCCCATAGTGGATGCGGATGTTTTGGCAAGGGAGGCGGTTAAGGTTTATTCCCCTATTTATAAAAGGATTGTGAAGCGGTATGGGGCGCAAATATTATTGGCGGATGTGAGTATCAATCGGGGCAAGTTAGGGGAGATTATTTTTAATGATGAGTCAGAAAAGTTGTGGCTAGAGGCGCAGATTCACCCTTACGTTAGGCAGGAAATAGAAAGGGAGGTTAGGGAATGTGAAGCACCCATCATGGTGTTATCTATTCCTCTTTTATTTGAAGCAAAAATGACTGATTTAGTAGATCAAATTTGGGTAGTGTATGCCGATTTTGAAACCCAAGTAACTCGACTGCAACGGCGTAATGGTTTGTCAAAAGAAAGTGCGATCGCCCGTATTACCAGTCAAATGCCCCTAAGAGAAAAACTCAAAAGGGCAGATATAATTATCGATAATTCAGGAGATATAAAAGACCTATATCAAATAATAGATCAACAGATCCTAACAAGGACCTAAACCCATTTTAGGAGCAAACACCGCCCTATCTCCCAATTGATGCTCAATGCGTAATAAACGATTGTATTTAGCAACCCTTTCACTACGACAAAGAGAACCAGTTTTAATTTGCCCTGCGCGGGTAGCTACTGCCAAATCAGCGATGGTAGTATCTTCGGTTTCCCCAGAGCGATGACTGATTACCGAACGATAACCCTTGCGAGTAGCTAAATCAATGGTTTCCAAAGTTTCGCTAAGAGTACCAATTTGATTTAACTTAATCAAAATAGCATTGGCTACCCCTAAATCAATACCCTTTTGTAAACGGGTAGCATTAGTTACAAATAAATCATCCCCCACTAATTGAACCTTAGAACCGAGTTTATCAGTTAAAACCTTCCAAGTATCCCAATCATCTTCCTGTAGGGCATCCTCAATGGAAATAATGGGATATTTAGCCACCAAATCCCCTAAATAGTTGATAAATTCCTCAGAGGAATGGGCCGAGCCATCATAAATATATTGTCCATCCTTATAAAACTCACTGGCTGCCACATCCATAGCTAGGGCAACTTGTTCTCCTGGCTTATAACCAGCCACCTCGATCGCCTGTATAAGCAAGTCCAGAGCCTCTTGGTTAGAGCCTAAATTGGGAGCGTAGCCCCCCTCATCACCCACCCCAGAGAGTAAGCCCTTGTCCTTTAAAACCTTACTCAGAGAAGCAAAAATTTCTGCACCCCACCTTAAGGATTCGGAAAAAGTTTCCGCTCCCACAGGCATAATCATAAACTCTTGGAAGTCCACATTATTATCGGCATGGGAACCACCATTTAACACATTCATCATGGGTACGGGCAAAACATTGGCCAAAGGGCCACCCAAATAACGATATAAGGGGACTTGTAATTCTAAGGCTGCGGCCTTAGCGTTGGCGAGGGATACAGCAAGGATAGCATTAGCACCCAAATTTTTCTTATTGGGAGAGCCATCACGGTTAATCATAGCCGTATCGATGCCCACTTGGTCAAAAGCATCAATATCAAGTAATTCGGGAGCAATTTTTTCCCTAATGTTGCGTACGGCTTTTAAAACCCCTTTACCACCGTAGCGATTAGGATCTTCGTCTCTCAATTCATGGGCTTCAAAGCTACCTGTAGAAGCTCCACTAGGTACTTGAGCCATACCGACGACACCGCTTTCTAAACGTACTTCTGCTTCTACGGTGGGGCGCCCACGGGAATCTAATATTTCCCTAGCTTCGATTTCTTCAATCAACATGGAATCTTGTTCTAGCATTTATTTATCTACCTTCTCGATGACCTTGTCTATTATTAAATAAAACTAACTTTTACGATAGTCAATTGGAATAATTTTTCCAGAATCTAGTTTCACTGTAGTTGATTTATGGGGTAATGGAATAAAATTTATGATTCTGTGGTTTGTAATAGGGTGTCCACGAAAGTAGGATAAGAAATGGAAGCCGCCTCGGTGCGGTGGATGATGGTTTGTCCTTTTGCCATCAAAGCAGCGATCGCCAAGCTCATGGCAATACGATGATCGGTGAAACTATCTACATCCGCACCACTAAGAGGATTTCCCCCTGTGATTTCTAAACCGTCAGTAAATTCGGTAATATTAGCGCCCATCTTACCTAATTCTAAGGCCATCACTGCAAGGCGATCGCTCTCTTTTACCCTCAATTCTTCTGCATCCTTTATTCTGGTAGTACCTTCAGCAAAACAAGCCGCCACCGCTAAAATAGGCACTTCATCAATGAGACGGGGTATTATATCCCCTTCAATGGTACAACCCTTTAATTTACTGGATTTTACCCGTAAATCTGCCACAGGCTCTCCCGCTGCTTCCCGTTGATTTTCTAGGGTAATATCAGCGCCCATCATCTGCAAAGCCTCCAAGATGCCCACA from Cyanobacterium stanieri LEGE 03274 encodes the following:
- the coaE gene encoding dephospho-CoA kinase (Dephospho-CoA kinase (CoaE) performs the final step in coenzyme A biosynthesis.) yields the protein MIIGLTGGIATGKSTVSDYLQNKYQIPIVDADVLAREAVKVYSPIYKRIVKRYGAQILLADVSINRGKLGEIIFNDESEKLWLEAQIHPYVRQEIEREVRECEAPIMVLSIPLLFEAKMTDLVDQIWVVYADFETQVTRLQRRNGLSKESAIARITSQMPLREKLKRADIIIDNSGDIKDLYQIIDQQILTRT
- the eno gene encoding phosphopyruvate hydratase, which translates into the protein MLEQDSMLIEEIEAREILDSRGRPTVEAEVRLESGVVGMAQVPSGASTGSFEAHELRDEDPNRYGGKGVLKAVRNIREKIAPELLDIDAFDQVGIDTAMINRDGSPNKKNLGANAILAVSLANAKAAALELQVPLYRYLGGPLANVLPVPMMNVLNGGSHADNNVDFQEFMIMPVGAETFSESLRWGAEIFASLSKVLKDKGLLSGVGDEGGYAPNLGSNQEALDLLIQAIEVAGYKPGEQVALAMDVAASEFYKDGQYIYDGSAHSSEEFINYLGDLVAKYPIISIEDALQEDDWDTWKVLTDKLGSKVQLVGDDLFVTNATRLQKGIDLGVANAILIKLNQIGTLSETLETIDLATRKGYRSVISHRSGETEDTTIADLAVATRAGQIKTGSLCRSERVAKYNRLLRIEHQLGDRAVFAPKMGLGPC
- a CDS encoding HD family phosphohydrolase; amino-acid sequence: ALVDFMAIATRRTQRRLRRRDQFLWWLLSISVPIISLFDVGYNSLPAVGFLMSSFYGPVVAVTHVSLTAGLTLFQTGTLGWQYLVSSYAASVLAAIIASRLRSREELAFLGGGVGITQGAVYFVLILASSGAVGGFWYAIIPAAIWHGAVGLTYGVIALGISPYLERFFDLITPIRLAELSNTNRPLLKRLATEAPGTFQHTMFVSSLAEAAARKLNCNVELVRAGTLYHDIGKMHDPLGFIENQMGGKNKHDQINDPWQSADIIKKHVSEGILMARKHGLPQAIRNFIPEHQGTLLISYFYYQAKTQAEENPDIDIDETNFRYDGPIPQSRETGIVMLADGCEAALRSLKDATPEQAMAMVNKIFKARWRDHQLDDCGLRYDELPIIAEVFINVWQQFNHQRIVYPKGALEMKTSK